The DNA region CGCAAACAGTGCCGAGACGGCCTGCGACCAGTCGACGGATTCACTCTGCGACAGCCGCTCTGAGCCATTTAGAACAAATCGCCAGCGGCTGGCTCGCACCTGCTGAGCAAGGCTGGGCGATGACACCGCCACCTCCTCAGCCGTGATCAGGCGCAATCCCGGTGGCAACGACTGCTGCCAACGCTCCTTCACCCTCAGCGCGTCCACGGTCTCTACAAATTCGAGATCCATCCATTCGCCTTCCCCTTCCACTCCCAAAGGGAGCGCCAGTGCGAGCTGAAGCCGAGGCAATGGATGAAATCCACCTGTGAAGCTCACGGGCAGCTCGGTCCTGCGCAGTGCCCGCTCCAGAAGACGCACCAGATCCAGATGGCTGAGCAGCGCCATCGCTCCTGTTTTGCTGAAGCGAAAGCGAATGCGACAGACACGCTCACTCGGTGGCGCCTGCTGAGGCTTGGCCACTGGGACTTCAGGTGGCGCCACTACAACGTTCTGTCCCAGATCAGGACCACAGACGCCACAGCTGCTGCAAGCTTCAAACGAGCAGTCGGGCACAACGCTAGAGGCGAGCGCATGCTGCAGATCCTGGACGAGCCAGCCTTTGTCGATGCCGCTGTCGATGTGATCCCAGGGCAGGGGTTGCCGGCAGAACGCCTCAAGATCATCACGATCCAGCGCCGACACGGCACTCCAGCCACCAAGCTCCATCTGCCGGTAACTCCCCTGAAGCCCGGCGTGGGCAATGGCACTGGTCCAGGCGTTGTAGGTGCGATCCAGGGCTTCGAACCAGGCATCCATTCCCGCGCCGGCACGCCAGGCCGCTTCAATCACAGGGGCCAACCGCCGATCGCCTCGACCCACAAAATCTTCCATCGCCGAAAGGCGCACATCCGTGAAGTTGAAGCGCACACCTCGAAGCCGTCGTCCCGCATCACGCAGCAATTGCTGACGTCGGAGAAACTCGGCTGTGGAAACGCTGTGCCACTGAAAAGGAGTGTGGGGCTTCGGCGTGAAATTGCTGATGGTGGTATTGAGGCTGAGGCGGCCCAGGTCGCGACAACACTCCTGAAGCATCCGGCAGGTTTCGGAGATACCGAGCACATCGGCATCGGTCTCTCCCGGTAGCCCGATCATGAAATAGAGCTTGACCTTGCGGTACCCGTTCTGCATTGCCGTACGGATGCCCTGCAGAAGGTCATCATCGGTGAGCCCCTTGTTGACGATATCCCGCAGACGCTGAGTGCCGGCTTCCGGAGCAAAGGTGAGTCCTGCCTTGCGTGCACCTCCAAGAATGTGGGCGATGTTCTGGTCGAAACGATCGACTCGCTGGCTGGGGAGCTGAAGCGTGACATTGCGATCCGCAAGCCGATTGCGCAGCTCCACTCCCACAGCCGGGAGCGCCAGGTAGTCACTGCAGCTGAGCGACAGCAGTGAGAAATCGCTGTAGCCGGTCTGACGCATGCCCGTCTCAACGGCCTCGATCACGGCTTCGGGCTCCACATCTCTCGCCGGCCGCGTGAGCATGCCCGGCTGGCAGAAACGACAGCCACGCGTGCAGCCCCGTCGGATTTCCACCGTCAGCCGGTCATGGACTGTTTCCACATGGGGGACGAGACCCATTGCGTAATGGGGCATCGGCGTAGCCACACGTCTCAGCACCCGTTTTGGCAGTCCTGGCTTCAGCGGTTCAAGGCTCACCCCATCTGGGCCCGGGGAATAGAGAGAAGGCACATAAACCCCTGGCACCAAAGCCAGATCAAGCAGCAGAGCCGAGCGTGTCAGCCCTGCCTGCTTGCCTTCGGCCAGCACCAATCCGATCTCTGGCAACAGCTCCTCACCATCACCCAAGGCAATGAAATCGAAGAAGGCCGAATAGGGCTCTGGATTGCTGGTTGCGGTTGGTCCTCCGGCAAAAATCAGAGGCGGAGCCTGCGGGTCGCTCAGCGGAAGGTCCCCGCGATCTGCCGCCCGGATCGGAACCCTGCAGAGATCCAACATCTCGAGGATGTTGGTGGCTCCAAGCTCATAGCTCAGACTGAAGCCAAGAATGTCGAAAGCATTGAGGGGCCAGCGACTCTCCACACCAAAGAGGGCCTGCTCACGTTGCTTGAGGCGTTCGGCCAGATCAGCTGCTGGAAGGTAGGAGCGATCACACACCTGCCCAGGCAGGGCATTGAGAATCGAATAGAGAATGATGTGGCCCAGATTGCTGGAGCCCACCTCATAAAGCTCGGGATAGGTGAGAGCCCAACGAACCCTGGCGGCATGCCAGTCCTTCGGCTCAACGCCGAGCTCATGGCCCATGTAGCGAGCTGGCCTGTTGATGCCCGCATCCACCAGCTCGTCAAATGACACAGGAGCGATGGATGTATTCATATTCAACGCGACGGTCACGGTCTTCCGACCCGACTTCCTTCATCGTATGTAGCAGGATGCCCGCAGAAATCGGTCTTTCTGTGGTTCAGGTCAACGGCAATTACCTCAAACTCAAGGCGGGCTATCTGTTCCCTGAAATCGGACGTCGGGTGAAGGCCTTTGCCACTGCGAACCCTGATGCAGCTCTGATTCGCCTAGGCATTGGCGACGTGACAGAACCACTCCCCAAGGCCTGTCGCGAGGCGATGAAAACAGCCATTGATGAGATGGGTACCGCCGAAGGTTTTCACGGCTACGGCCCTGAACAGGGGTACGGCTGGCTGCGGGAAGCCATCGCCAAGCACGACTTTCAGGCACGCGGATGTGACATCAGCGCCGAGGAGATCTTCGTTTCCGACGGCTCCAAATGCGACAGCAGCAACATCCTTGACATCCTCGGGGCAGGGAACAAGATCGCCGTCACAGATCCGGTCTACCCCGTGTATGTGGACAGCAATGTGATGGCTGGTCGCACCGGCGATGCCGGCGACGAAGGGCGCTATGCCGGTCTCACCTATCTACCCATCAGTGCCGACAACAGCTTCACTGCCGAGATCCCCAGCGAACCGGTGGATCTGGTCTACCTGTGCTTTCCCAACAACCCCACAGGTGCCGTAGCAACGAAGGAACAGCTGAAAGCCTGGGTGGACTACGCCCGCGCCAACGGCTCTCTGATCCTGTTCGACGCCGCCTACGAGGCCTTTATTCAGGACCCGAGCCTTCCCCACTCAATCTTCGAGATCGAAGGAGCCCGTGACTGCGCCATTGAATTCCGCTCGTTCTCTAAGAATGCCGGCTTCACCGGCACCCGCTGCGCGCTCACCGTTGTTCCCAAAGGACTCAAGGGCAAAACTTCTGATGGTGAGGCTGTTGAACTCTGGGGCCTTTGGAACCGAAGACAGAGCACCAAGTTCAACGGTGTGAGCTACATCATTCAGCGTGGCGCCGAAGCCGTTTACTCCGATGCCGGCCAGCAAGAAGTGAAGAACCTGGTGGCCTTTTATATGGAGAATGCCGCAATTATCCGTCGCGAACTCAGCTCAGCTGGCCTCACCGTGTATGGCGGGGAGCACGCTCCTTACGTGTGGATCAAGACTCCTGACGGCATGGACTCCTGGGGCTTCTTTGACCATCTGCTCCATCAAGGGCATGTAGTGGGGACTCCAGGAAGCGGCTTCGGCGCAGCTGGAGAGGGTTACTTCCGCCTCTCGGCATTCAACAGTCGAGACAATGTCGACAGCGCCATGGCGCGAATCAAGGTCCTCTGACTCGCCAGCTGTGCGCCCATCCCCTTTAAATTCGATTTCTCTGAGAACCATGGTCATGGCGGTGGACACCCCCAGCCGTAGCCCAGGTGGAGCGGCCGTTCTGGACAAGGCACCGGAACAGGTCCGCAAGCGCTCTCCCCGGTACAAAGTGCTGCTTCACAACGACCCGGTCAACTCCATGGAGTATGTGGTCACCACCTTGCGTCAGGTGGTTCCCCAACTCAGCGAGCAGGACTGCATGGCTGTGATGCTGGAAGCTCACAACACAGGCGTTGGGCTTGTGATCGTTTGCGACTTAGAGCCGGCCGAGTTCTATTGCGAAACGCTCAAAGGCAAAGGGCTCACCAGCACAATCGAACCGGAGGAGTAATCGTTAAACCCACTGTCGAAGCCTGGGATGGTCTGCTCAGCCTTCACCCCCGCTGGGTCGCTGCGATCGCCTTAATTCCCGCGCTATATGGACTGGGGTGGTTGATGGCACAACCCATCGGTTTGCTGAGTCCTGGCACCTCAGCTTCCAAGCTGTCGCTGATCGGCACGGTTATCACATTCGTGCTGTTCATCCTGGTGCTACCCAGCTGGGTGCGCCAACGCTGGAACAGCCGTCAGCCCTGGCTGACCCTTGGCATTCGCAGCCGCCGCGGCGAGGCATCACCAGGCTCATGCTTGGTTCAGGGCCTGCTGCGTTCGGCAGGCCTACTGGCCTTGATCTGCCTGCCCTTGCTGCTGGGATCCTGGGGGCGCTGGCTCGGGGAACTCACCACAGCGGATGTTGTCAACGCTTTATTGCTGTGCTTCGGACTGGGCTTGGCGGAGGAACTGCTCTTCCGAGGCTGGCTCTGGGGAGAGCTCAACGAACTCACTGGCCCTCGCACAGCAGTCATCAGTCAGGCCCTGATTTTCAGCCTTGCGCACACCCGATTTGATCAGGGTTTTCTGCCGATGCTCGGACTGCTAACAGGCTTGTTGCTGCTTGGTCTGATCCTTGCCCTGCAGAGGCGCCTAGACGGTGGTTCCCTATGGGGCTGCGTCGGATTGCACGGCGGGCTGGTCGGCGGCTGGTTCGCACTACGAGCCGGGTTGCTGCAGGTCTCCCCTAATGCTCCCGAATGGCTGATCGGCCCCGGCGGAGCCCATGCCAACCCCCTGGGCGGGCTGGTTGGAATTATCGCTTTGGGCGTTCTGCTCTGGCGTCAGCTCACGGCCTTGGCTAAAGCGGCCCGGCCCTGAAGCGGTGCTCGAAGTGCTTCCTGCAGAGGGGCCACGCCGTAATCCCTCTCAAGCAGTGACATCACGGTTCGGCCGAAATCGGATGGATCAAGATCAAAGGCTTCCAAGCAGATCCTGCCGAAAGTGCTGCCCATGGGCTCAGGGTTCCAGAGCAGCTTGCGCGCAGTCCAGGGCATCATGCTCATCGGGTTGTAACCGGGTTTGATCAGTCCCTGGTCGAAGCCGTACTGCTCCAGGTGTGTGTGAGGCTGCAGCCCGATAAAGAAAATCGCTGGCTCAACAAGATCTGCGCCAAAGATGCGCTCCAGCTCACGGTGATAGGCAACGGTCTGACGAATCGTCTCCGGACGCTCGTCGATCACATTGAAGGAGTAGTTCACCGAGACATGGTCACGGAAGCCTGCATCCGCCAGCATCCTGCAGCTTTCCAGCACAGTGCGCAGGTTGTAGCCCATGCGCATTTTGCGCACGAGCTCCTGGGAGCCTGAGGTAATGCCGATTTCGAAGTAACTCATCCCGGTCTCGACCATCAGCTGAGCCAGTTCTGGATCCAAATTGTCGGCCCGGATGTAGGCAGCCCAGCGAATATCGGTGAGGCCCTCCGCCTTAATGGCTCGCAAAAGCTCCTTGGCATCCTCGATGTAACGCTTGGCGGGAATGAACTGGGCATCGGTGAACCAGAAACCTCGAACACCTCTGTCGTAGAGCTGACGCATCTCCGAAACCACCGACTGAACAGGATTCAGGCGCACCTGCTTGCCCTCTACAGCCGTGTAGACGCAATAACAGCAGTTATGAGGACAGCCACGTTTGGTCTGCACTCCGACGTAGAAATCACCCCCCTCGAGATACCAGTCGAGCTGGGGCCAAATCGAAGCGATGTAGTCGTAGTCACATGCCGTTTTCGGTCGGCTTTCCGGTTGCTCGTGGATCAACCCGGGCCGAGGGGGCTCACCGACCACAAAGCAGCGCTCGCCATCGAGTGATTGACCGAGAAGCAGTTTCTCCAACAGAGGCTCACCTTCACCGACGGACACAATCGTTCCTTTGGGCAAAGAGCGACCAAGCTGTTCGTAGAAAACGCTGACAGCGCCTCCTCCAAGCACGGCCCTGGCTTCAGGACGATGACGCCTTGCTTGACGAAGCCCCCTACGCACCAGAGCTTGGTTGCGTGAGAGCTCTCCGTAGTGGCTGGTCATCAGCCGGAGTCCACCGAGGGCACCGTGCAACCGCTTTAAGGGATTACGGGCATAGAAGACCTCAAAGGAATTCTGCAGAGGGTTACCGCCCCGACCGTCGACGGGGGCATAGATCTGAATGTCCCTCCAGGAGAACACCAGAAGGGTGGGGCGGAATTGGTCGATCGTGATGCGCAGAACCCGGTGCACATCAAGAACCGGTAAGGCAGCCAGATCAAGAATCCGCTGCGGGATTCCTGGAAAACACTTGTGGAGGTGATCAGCGAGATA from Synechococcus sp. UW179A includes:
- a CDS encoding lysostaphin resistance A-like protein, whose translation is MALIPALYGLGWLMAQPIGLLSPGTSASKLSLIGTVITFVLFILVLPSWVRQRWNSRQPWLTLGIRSRRGEASPGSCLVQGLLRSAGLLALICLPLLLGSWGRWLGELTTADVVNALLLCFGLGLAEELLFRGWLWGELNELTGPRTAVISQALIFSLAHTRFDQGFLPMLGLLTGLLLLGLILALQRRLDGGSLWGCVGLHGGLVGGWFALRAGLLQVSPNAPEWLIGPGGAHANPLGGLVGIIALGVLLWRQLTALAKAARP
- a CDS encoding TIGR03960 family B12-binding radical SAM protein; its protein translation is MNTSIAPVSFDELVDAGINRPARYMGHELGVEPKDWHAARVRWALTYPELYEVGSSNLGHIILYSILNALPGQVCDRSYLPAADLAERLKQREQALFGVESRWPLNAFDILGFSLSYELGATNILEMLDLCRVPIRAADRGDLPLSDPQAPPLIFAGGPTATSNPEPYSAFFDFIALGDGEELLPEIGLVLAEGKQAGLTRSALLLDLALVPGVYVPSLYSPGPDGVSLEPLKPGLPKRVLRRVATPMPHYAMGLVPHVETVHDRLTVEIRRGCTRGCRFCQPGMLTRPARDVEPEAVIEAVETGMRQTGYSDFSLLSLSCSDYLALPAVGVELRNRLADRNVTLQLPSQRVDRFDQNIAHILGGARKAGLTFAPEAGTQRLRDIVNKGLTDDDLLQGIRTAMQNGYRKVKLYFMIGLPGETDADVLGISETCRMLQECCRDLGRLSLNTTISNFTPKPHTPFQWHSVSTAEFLRRQQLLRDAGRRLRGVRFNFTDVRLSAMEDFVGRGDRRLAPVIEAAWRAGAGMDAWFEALDRTYNAWTSAIAHAGLQGSYRQMELGGWSAVSALDRDDLEAFCRQPLPWDHIDSGIDKGWLVQDLQHALASSVVPDCSFEACSSCGVCGPDLGQNVVVAPPEVPVAKPQQAPPSERVCRIRFRFSKTGAMALLSHLDLVRLLERALRRTELPVSFTGGFHPLPRLQLALALPLGVEGEGEWMDLEFVETVDALRVKERWQQSLPPGLRLITAEEVAVSSPSLAQQVRASRWRFVLNGSERLSQSESVDWSQAVSALFAQNELIWEDTDKKGRPRRRDVRDLLQSLRLVELVEPCSGAVGCGAELELIAAVDSQGRSLKPAQLQFWLSQHLGFDLSLSRVRRIELTLLQC
- a CDS encoding photosystem II high light acclimation radical SAM protein — translated: MQALLQPPELLPQPKHSGERVLLVRLPCNPIFPIGPIYLADHLHKCFPGIPQRILDLAALPVLDVHRVLRITIDQFRPTLLVFSWRDIQIYAPVDGRGGNPLQNSFEVFYARNPLKRLHGALGGLRLMTSHYGELSRNQALVRRGLRQARRHRPEARAVLGGGAVSVFYEQLGRSLPKGTIVSVGEGEPLLEKLLLGQSLDGERCFVVGEPPRPGLIHEQPESRPKTACDYDYIASIWPQLDWYLEGGDFYVGVQTKRGCPHNCCYCVYTAVEGKQVRLNPVQSVVSEMRQLYDRGVRGFWFTDAQFIPAKRYIEDAKELLRAIKAEGLTDIRWAAYIRADNLDPELAQLMVETGMSYFEIGITSGSQELVRKMRMGYNLRTVLESCRMLADAGFRDHVSVNYSFNVIDERPETIRQTVAYHRELERIFGADLVEPAIFFIGLQPHTHLEQYGFDQGLIKPGYNPMSMMPWTARKLLWNPEPMGSTFGRICLEAFDLDPSDFGRTVMSLLERDYGVAPLQEALRAPLQGRAALAKAVS
- a CDS encoding LL-diaminopimelate aminotransferase — protein: MVQVNGNYLKLKAGYLFPEIGRRVKAFATANPDAALIRLGIGDVTEPLPKACREAMKTAIDEMGTAEGFHGYGPEQGYGWLREAIAKHDFQARGCDISAEEIFVSDGSKCDSSNILDILGAGNKIAVTDPVYPVYVDSNVMAGRTGDAGDEGRYAGLTYLPISADNSFTAEIPSEPVDLVYLCFPNNPTGAVATKEQLKAWVDYARANGSLILFDAAYEAFIQDPSLPHSIFEIEGARDCAIEFRSFSKNAGFTGTRCALTVVPKGLKGKTSDGEAVELWGLWNRRQSTKFNGVSYIIQRGAEAVYSDAGQQEVKNLVAFYMENAAIIRRELSSAGLTVYGGEHAPYVWIKTPDGMDSWGFFDHLLHQGHVVGTPGSGFGAAGEGYFRLSAFNSRDNVDSAMARIKVL
- the clpS gene encoding ATP-dependent Clp protease adapter ClpS encodes the protein MVMAVDTPSRSPGGAAVLDKAPEQVRKRSPRYKVLLHNDPVNSMEYVVTTLRQVVPQLSEQDCMAVMLEAHNTGVGLVIVCDLEPAEFYCETLKGKGLTSTIEPEE